One window of Robiginitalea biformata HTCC2501 genomic DNA carries:
- a CDS encoding AtpZ/AtpI family protein has protein sequence MPKHPDPDKPRNPLRQVAVLSGIAIEMGVIIFLAARAGMWLDANYGSDKRLFTAGCTILGVAISLWVVLRQIKRLNP, from the coding sequence GTGCCAAAGCATCCTGACCCGGACAAGCCAAGGAACCCCCTCAGGCAGGTAGCCGTCCTGTCCGGCATTGCCATTGAGATGGGGGTCATCATCTTCCTCGCCGCCCGGGCCGGCATGTGGCTCGATGCGAACTACGGTTCCGATAAAAGACTGTTTACGGCCGGGTGTACCATCCTGGGCGTAGCCATATCCCTCTGGGTGGTCCTGCGCCAAATCAAGCGTTTGAACCCATGA
- the porW gene encoding type IX secretion system periplasmic lipoprotein PorW/SprE produces MKLRLAFFYGLPLVAGLFWGCSTKKDTFVNRNWHALNTRYNVLYNGELAFEDGREELNATYRDNYWELLPVERLEVSGEVKLDSEDNNPNFLRAEEKAAKAIQKHSMDISDRERNPLTDEAFLLLGKARYFDERYIPALEAFNYVLQKYESSDKRAEARIWREKTNIRLGYEELAIKNLKQLFKYIELSDQEYADARAIMGQAYINLSHPDTALQQLKTAAAYTRKNEERGRYLFIIGQLFNQMQHPDSANLAFDKIIAMNRKIPRVYLINAHLKKIQNTEVDAESRDAVLEYLTDLEENRENRPFLDKIYRQLAEFHMGQGNDSLAVDYYNRSLRAAQGDRVINAFNYTDLADYNFDRNAYKPAGAYYDSVLLNLEENTREFRAIRKKRENLDDVIAHEEIVRQADSVIALYEMEPVQREIYFQTYIDSIRALDEAEAARKERQAEAGFEAFANSAGGKANQGKFYFYNITSLGYGKTAFTNKWGNRELEDNWRWSNRARVLPESGEAGDLAGAAAGPEDLTEEEKYSLEFYLGRIPTDEAVIDSLRRERNFSNYQLGLIYKEKFKELLLAAGKLERVLASDPEERLVLPSKYNLYKIYQEVGSPLEASMREDIIRNHPQSRYAAILTNPEIELAAMENSPEYRYGELFKAFEAQRYLEVITGSEESISQFTGDPIVPKLELLKANAIGRLQGFEDFREALNYVALNYPNTEEGRKAQQIITEQLPQLESTEFTQELSAPGTQNWKVVFPFKRHQEKEALALMEDLEKSLKDLGYRNRISRDIYNLEDQFVVVHGFRSRDFALGYVELLKKNRDYRIDNENFVILSANYKVVQIHKNIEAYRSQLETPKS; encoded by the coding sequence TTGAAGCTTCGTCTGGCATTTTTTTACGGCCTGCCGCTGGTGGCAGGATTATTCTGGGGCTGCTCGACAAAGAAAGACACCTTCGTCAACCGCAACTGGCACGCCCTGAACACCAGGTACAACGTCCTCTACAACGGCGAACTCGCCTTTGAAGACGGGCGGGAGGAACTCAATGCCACCTACCGGGACAACTACTGGGAACTCCTGCCGGTAGAACGTCTGGAGGTCTCCGGCGAAGTAAAGCTCGATTCCGAGGACAACAACCCGAATTTTTTGCGTGCCGAGGAAAAGGCCGCCAAGGCGATCCAGAAACACAGCATGGACATCTCGGACCGGGAGCGAAACCCGCTTACGGACGAAGCCTTCCTGTTGCTGGGCAAGGCCCGGTATTTTGACGAGCGGTACATCCCCGCCCTGGAAGCCTTCAACTACGTCCTGCAGAAATACGAATCCAGCGACAAACGGGCGGAAGCCCGGATCTGGAGGGAGAAGACCAACATCCGCCTCGGGTATGAGGAGCTTGCGATCAAAAATCTGAAACAGCTTTTCAAGTACATCGAGCTCAGCGACCAGGAATACGCGGATGCCCGGGCCATTATGGGGCAGGCCTACATCAATCTGAGCCATCCGGATACCGCCTTGCAGCAACTCAAGACCGCGGCGGCCTACACCCGGAAAAACGAGGAACGCGGACGTTACCTGTTCATCATCGGGCAGTTGTTCAACCAAATGCAGCACCCGGACAGCGCCAACCTGGCCTTCGACAAGATCATCGCGATGAACCGCAAGATCCCCAGGGTTTACCTGATCAACGCCCACCTGAAAAAAATCCAGAATACCGAAGTGGACGCGGAATCCCGCGACGCCGTCCTGGAATACCTGACGGATTTGGAGGAAAACCGCGAAAACCGGCCCTTTTTGGATAAGATTTACCGGCAGTTGGCCGAATTCCACATGGGGCAGGGGAACGACAGCCTGGCGGTGGATTATTACAACCGATCGCTCCGGGCTGCCCAGGGAGACCGGGTCATCAACGCGTTCAACTATACGGACCTGGCGGATTACAACTTTGACCGAAACGCCTACAAGCCGGCCGGGGCGTACTACGACAGCGTCCTGCTGAACCTGGAGGAGAACACCCGGGAATTTCGGGCCATCCGCAAGAAACGGGAGAACCTGGACGATGTGATTGCCCACGAGGAAATCGTCCGGCAAGCGGACAGCGTGATTGCGCTCTATGAGATGGAGCCCGTGCAGCGGGAGATCTATTTCCAGACCTATATCGATTCCATCCGCGCCCTGGACGAGGCGGAAGCTGCCCGGAAGGAGCGGCAGGCCGAAGCGGGGTTTGAGGCTTTTGCAAATTCGGCCGGGGGAAAAGCCAATCAAGGGAAGTTCTATTTCTACAATATCACGAGCCTCGGTTACGGTAAGACCGCGTTTACCAACAAATGGGGGAACCGGGAACTCGAGGACAACTGGCGCTGGAGCAACCGGGCCCGGGTATTGCCGGAATCCGGGGAGGCCGGCGACCTGGCAGGGGCTGCGGCCGGGCCGGAAGACCTTACGGAGGAGGAAAAGTATTCCCTGGAATTTTACCTGGGCCGGATCCCAACCGACGAGGCAGTGATCGACAGCCTGCGAAGGGAGCGGAATTTTTCGAACTACCAACTCGGGCTGATCTATAAGGAAAAATTCAAGGAACTCCTCCTGGCTGCGGGAAAACTCGAACGCGTCCTGGCGTCGGACCCGGAAGAGCGGCTCGTATTGCCGTCCAAGTACAACCTGTACAAGATTTACCAGGAGGTGGGCAGCCCCCTGGAAGCATCCATGCGGGAGGACATCATCCGGAACCACCCCCAGTCCAGGTATGCAGCCATCCTGACCAATCCGGAGATTGAACTGGCCGCCATGGAGAACAGCCCGGAATACCGGTACGGGGAATTGTTCAAGGCCTTTGAGGCGCAGCGGTACCTGGAGGTCATCACCGGCAGCGAGGAGAGCATTTCCCAGTTTACCGGCGACCCGATTGTCCCGAAACTCGAGCTGCTGAAGGCCAATGCCATTGGGCGGCTGCAGGGCTTTGAGGATTTCCGGGAAGCCCTGAACTACGTGGCCCTGAACTACCCGAATACGGAGGAAGGCCGCAAGGCGCAGCAGATCATCACGGAGCAGTTGCCCCAGCTGGAATCCACGGAATTCACCCAGGAACTCAGCGCGCCGGGTACCCAGAACTGGAAGGTGGTCTTCCCTTTCAAGCGCCACCAGGAAAAGGAAGCCCTGGCGCTGATGGAAGATCTGGAAAAATCCCTGAAGGACCTCGGGTACCGCAACCGCATCTCCCGGGACATTTACAACCTGGAAGACCAGTTTGTGGTGGTACACGGTTTCCGGTCCCGGGATTTTGCCCTCGGCTATGTGGAGCTGTTAAAAAAGAATCGCGATTACCGGATTGATAATGAGAATTTTGTAATTTTATCGGCCAACTATAAGGTCGTGCAGATACACAAGAATATCGAAGCGTACCGGAGTCAGCTTGAAACCCCAAAATCCTAA
- the atpH gene encoding ATP synthase F1 subunit delta → MSEARAASRYAKAVLDLALEQKKAGDVEKDMQQLLDTLSGSDSLWEVLTSPVLKGTDKASALGAIFGDASKLTVQLFGLLAENKRIGMLDEVARQYIARYEEIKGQDVAHVTTAVPLTQALEKKVLGQLQAITGKDVTLEQTVDPELIGGFVLRVGDLEYNASLAHKLENLKRELVQK, encoded by the coding sequence ATGAGCGAAGCACGTGCAGCCTCCCGGTATGCCAAGGCGGTCCTGGACCTGGCCCTGGAACAGAAAAAAGCGGGGGACGTGGAAAAGGATATGCAGCAACTGCTGGATACGCTTTCCGGAAGCGATAGCCTGTGGGAAGTGTTGACAAGCCCCGTACTGAAGGGCACGGACAAGGCTTCGGCCCTCGGCGCGATATTCGGGGATGCCAGCAAACTTACCGTGCAACTCTTTGGGCTCCTGGCCGAGAACAAGCGGATAGGGATGCTCGATGAGGTGGCCCGGCAATACATCGCCCGGTACGAGGAGATCAAGGGGCAGGATGTGGCCCACGTCACCACGGCTGTACCGCTGACCCAGGCCCTGGAGAAGAAAGTGCTCGGGCAACTGCAGGCCATCACAGGCAAGGATGTGACCCTGGAACAAACCGTAGACCCGGAGCTGATCGGGGGCTTTGTGCTCCGAGTGGGCGACCTGGAATACAACGCGAGCCTGGCGCACAAGCTCGAAAACTTAAAAAGAGAATTAGTACAGAAATAA
- a CDS encoding DUF6168 family protein has product MRQNRAFLTRFTATLLLLLGGAFAIHAALRSHFGLDPLGDLLLASYAINCLLAGAIVWSLYFFRQRLRTQIGFLFIGGSLLKFLVFFALIYPGFQADGDMSRPEFASFFIPYLLALLAETYFTAKMLRDLEKEDTR; this is encoded by the coding sequence ATGAGGCAAAACCGCGCCTTCCTTACCCGCTTTACCGCTACCCTGCTCCTGCTGCTGGGCGGGGCCTTTGCCATCCATGCCGCCCTGCGCTCGCATTTTGGCCTGGACCCCCTGGGCGACCTGCTGTTGGCTTCGTACGCCATCAATTGCCTCCTGGCCGGAGCCATCGTCTGGAGCCTCTACTTTTTCCGCCAACGCCTCCGAACCCAGATCGGTTTCCTGTTTATCGGGGGGAGCCTGTTAAAATTCCTCGTGTTTTTTGCCCTGATTTACCCGGGTTTCCAGGCCGACGGCGATATGTCCCGGCCTGAATTCGCCTCCTTCTTTATCCCCTACCTGCTGGCCCTGCTGGCCGAGACCTATTTTACGGCAAAAATGCTCCGCGATCTGGAAAAGGAAGATACCCGCTAG
- the atpB gene encoding F0F1 ATP synthase subunit A → MMRFDFLSKILSLTALLCSIGLFAKETPQGEDTPEGTKAEIQEYIQHHLQDSHDFNLFSYTNDAGEKVHVGFPLPVILWDDGLKVFSSARFHHGEEVAEVDGNYYVLHHSKIYKTNAAGDLNMDAEDHPTNAKPLDFSITKSVVMMLVTGLLLIWLFSSLARSYAKNGHIPRGIGRFFEPIVLYIRDDIAIANIGEKKYKRYMPFLLTVFFFIWFLNMFGLTPLGVNVTGNIAVTTALAILVFLLTNFTGTKDYWKHIFDPLGDGMPWYGKIVIYIILVPIEILGIFIKPFALLIRLYANMTAGHVVLMSLIGLIFIFKSWVGGPLSFGLSFAISLIEVLVALLQAYIFTMLAALYFGFAAEEHDHGHGEETELAHP, encoded by the coding sequence ATGATGCGATTTGATTTCCTGAGCAAAATCCTGTCCCTTACCGCTTTACTTTGCAGTATCGGGCTTTTCGCCAAAGAAACCCCCCAGGGGGAAGACACCCCCGAGGGAACCAAGGCCGAGATCCAGGAATACATCCAGCACCACCTGCAGGATTCCCACGACTTCAACCTGTTCTCCTACACGAATGACGCCGGGGAAAAAGTTCACGTCGGCTTTCCGCTGCCGGTCATCCTCTGGGACGACGGCCTGAAGGTCTTTTCCTCCGCCCGTTTCCACCACGGGGAGGAAGTTGCCGAAGTCGATGGCAATTACTACGTGCTCCACCACAGCAAAATTTATAAAACCAATGCCGCCGGGGACCTGAACATGGACGCGGAAGACCACCCGACCAATGCGAAACCCCTGGATTTTTCAATCACCAAGAGCGTCGTGATGATGCTGGTGACCGGCCTGCTGCTCATCTGGCTCTTCAGCAGTCTGGCCCGCAGCTACGCCAAAAACGGGCACATCCCGCGCGGCATCGGGCGGTTCTTTGAGCCCATCGTACTCTACATCCGGGACGACATCGCCATTGCGAACATCGGGGAGAAGAAATACAAGCGCTACATGCCGTTTCTGCTCACGGTCTTTTTCTTTATCTGGTTCCTGAACATGTTTGGCCTGACCCCCCTGGGCGTCAATGTCACCGGGAACATCGCGGTAACCACCGCCCTGGCCATCCTGGTCTTTTTGCTGACGAACTTCACCGGGACCAAAGACTACTGGAAGCACATCTTCGACCCGCTCGGGGACGGGATGCCCTGGTATGGGAAAATCGTGATTTACATCATCCTGGTACCGATCGAGATCCTCGGGATCTTCATCAAGCCATTTGCGCTGCTCATCCGTCTCTACGCGAACATGACGGCGGGCCACGTGGTACTGATGAGCCTGATCGGGCTGATATTCATATTTAAAAGCTGGGTCGGCGGCCCGCTTTCATTCGGACTGAGCTTTGCCATCTCCCTCATCGAGGTGCTGGTGGCCCTGTTGCAGGCCTATATCTTCACCATGCTGGCTGCGCTCTATTTCGGCTTTGCCGCCGAGGAGCACGATCACGGACATGGGGAAGAAACGGAACTGGCGCATCCTTAA
- a CDS encoding bactofilin family protein, translating to MFSDNKKPRAMSEIGGQPNRIEKNTKIKGDIISEADFRIDGKLDGNVKTSGKVVIGKDGYIHGKVECVNADIEGSFNGELQVSDLLSLKNTAVIEGTVIVSKLSVEPGATFNASCSMKGKGGLGNSPAPSASSASARSGGSAGSGSQGVKPAVGSPSSTGERAKAS from the coding sequence ATGTTTTCAGACAACAAAAAACCCAGAGCTATGAGCGAGATCGGCGGACAACCCAATCGGATTGAAAAAAACACAAAAATCAAAGGTGATATCATCTCCGAGGCAGACTTCCGCATCGACGGCAAGCTGGACGGCAACGTCAAGACCTCCGGCAAGGTGGTCATCGGCAAGGACGGCTACATCCACGGCAAGGTGGAATGCGTCAACGCGGATATCGAAGGCAGTTTCAACGGCGAACTCCAGGTAAGCGACCTGCTGTCCCTGAAGAATACGGCGGTCATCGAAGGGACGGTTATCGTATCCAAGCTCTCGGTAGAACCGGGTGCTACCTTCAATGCCTCCTGCAGTATGAAAGGCAAGGGCGGCCTCGGCAACAGCCCTGCCCCGTCTGCTTCATCCGCATCCGCAAGATCGGGAGGTTCCGCCGGCTCCGGCAGCCAGGGCGTTAAACCGGCCGTAGGCAGCCCATCAAGTACCGGGGAACGTGCCAAAGCATCCTGA
- a CDS encoding F0F1 ATP synthase subunit B gives MDKLINEFSAGLFFWQIILFVLLLILLRRFAWKPILKAVNDREEGIKNALAAAEEAKKEMQNVTADSEKLLQEARAEREAMLKEARQIKEKMIADAKEQAQVEGDKMIRAAQQSIEGEKKAAIADIKNQVASLSVEIAEKVLRDELGNKDKQLKLVDTLVDDIKLR, from the coding sequence ATGGATAAATTAATCAACGAATTTTCGGCAGGACTTTTTTTCTGGCAGATCATCCTGTTTGTATTGCTGCTGATCCTCTTGCGCCGTTTTGCGTGGAAACCCATCCTGAAAGCGGTCAACGACCGGGAGGAAGGCATTAAAAACGCCCTGGCGGCCGCAGAGGAAGCGAAAAAAGAAATGCAGAACGTCACTGCGGACAGCGAGAAGCTGCTGCAGGAGGCGCGCGCCGAACGCGAGGCGATGCTCAAGGAGGCCCGGCAGATCAAGGAGAAGATGATCGCCGACGCGAAGGAGCAGGCCCAGGTGGAAGGCGATAAGATGATCCGGGCTGCCCAACAGAGTATCGAGGGCGAAAAGAAAGCCGCCATCGCGGACATCAAGAACCAGGTGGCTTCCCTCTCCGTGGAAATCGCTGAAAAGGTGCTGCGGGACGAACTCGGCAACAAAGACAAGCAGCTGAAGCTGGTCGACACGTTGGTGGACGATATTAAACTGCGTTAA
- the atpE gene encoding ATP synthase F0 subunit C, giving the protein MEIPSVVGAGLAVIGAGIGIGMIGGRAMEAIARQPEAYGKIQTAMLIAAALIEGIGFAAIFAG; this is encoded by the coding sequence ATGGAAATTCCAAGTGTAGTAGGAGCAGGCCTCGCCGTAATCGGTGCCGGTATCGGTATCGGGATGATCGGCGGACGTGCCATGGAAGCGATTGCCCGTCAGCCTGAGGCCTACGGAAAGATTCAAACGGCGATGCTGATTGCAGCGGCGCTTATTGAAGGGATTGGTTTCGCCGCGATTTTCGCCGGATAA